From a single Clostridia bacterium genomic region:
- the cas9 gene encoding type II CRISPR RNA-guided endonuclease Cas9 (Cas9, originally named Csn1, is the large, multifunctional signature protein of type II CRISPR/Cas systems. It is well known even to general audiences because its RNA-guided endonuclease activity has made it a popular tool for custom editing of eukaryotic genomes.), with product MEKLYIGLDIGTNSAGIACSDENYDLVRAKGKDCWATRLFDEASTAADRRVKRTARRRLARRKQRISYLQEVFSPFISDKQFFIRLKNSQLLPEDKDESLGGDKNSLFADIEFNDKAFHKKFPTIYHWRKYLQTADEKDIRLYYLALHHIIKYRGHFLFEGEAGSDFRDCNRLFKALESALEDLGWENKPSFDSAKIEDAKGILLDGKKRLRDKQSELERLFGIADPSGKEIIKGICGAKFDPKKLFPDQYKEEKSFSLAEMNEETFEALQATYGDDFLLLEAMRSLYNYFVFERLLKNQSDISSAMIAVYEKHKSDLKRLKEFLRKNCDKETYKKMFSDNAYDSVKKTGNYANYVGFTKERGKKVTRTHVPYEGFLEYLKKFLNELSCEDVAERDAILSEVEEKTFLPQILHSDNGLIPNQINKAELEKIVRNMVRNLPETAEMAEKIKPIFEYRIPYYVGPLSGTDRSNCWMVKKPGMEGERITPWNFDEVVDKAASNEEFMRRMTNKCTYLHAEDVLPKGSVYYQKYDVLNQLNTLLLNGQRISLELKQEVFNNLFLVKKNVTVKSIKDYLVRSGRISESEKSNVQISGEEDFKASMSSYLALKSVLGDFVDRDYRSGGRVCEDIILWHTLNTDKNVVMKLVENKYGSIPEIRENMGRIKGLVFKDFGRFSERFLTGLRVTDPESGENLSILDLLYETQMNLNEILFDERFGFMDMIREENGEESAEITKKDIDELYVSPAVKRGIHQSLKMVDEYVAAIGKIPDKIFVEVTRGEEKDKKGKKTESRKSKLQKLYKNLEGIDHLVKELEKIEEKKLKSERLYLYFRQLGKCMYSGKEIDIRALSTDQYDVDHILPRCYIKDDSLDNKVLVLRSKNEEKRDIFPLPKGLVSEEARKHWELLRKKNMIGGITYERLTRVEPLTEGEYQDFINRQRTITDQTAKAVAELLKRKYKDSKIVYSRAKNVSDFRNKFGIHKCRETNDLHHARDAYLNIVVGNVYDVRFSTPQYIHSKVGDEWREYNLKKLFERDVKGAWIAEGGKTITNVKKVVQKTSMCVTRYAFCNHGKFYDETVYGKGDTCIREPRKKNLPIEKYGGFSSLKTAYFAIVLSKGKKGKEIKTIEAIPVLWDYRAQSDPSAIQTYLESYLKDPNILIPKVKIKQLVKYNGTLLCLAGVSDNRLIYHNAIECFTDNKTDLYVKDLGKFSEAEKTWDKDEYMIQVNRFGQIARKIDREQNLALYDWLIKKLETNEYGRVLAFKFVKTEIVSRSEKFKELSLLDQAKILLEVFKFLKCDATEANLKAVGGSSRCGTIRMNKDITDVDFRLVHQSPCGLIVREEKV from the coding sequence ATTCCGCAGGAATCGCTTGCTCGGACGAGAACTACGATCTTGTTCGTGCGAAAGGTAAAGATTGCTGGGCGACAAGGCTTTTTGACGAAGCAAGTACCGCCGCGGATCGAAGAGTTAAGCGGACGGCTAGGCGGCGTTTGGCAAGGAGAAAGCAACGTATTTCGTATTTGCAAGAAGTGTTTTCGCCCTTTATTTCGGACAAGCAGTTTTTTATTCGTTTGAAAAACAGCCAACTTTTGCCGGAAGATAAAGATGAGTCTCTCGGTGGCGATAAAAATTCATTGTTTGCGGATATTGAATTTAACGATAAAGCGTTCCACAAGAAATTTCCGACGATATATCATTGGAGAAAGTATTTGCAAACTGCGGACGAAAAAGATATTCGGCTTTATTATCTTGCTTTGCATCATATCATTAAATATCGCGGACATTTCCTTTTTGAAGGGGAGGCGGGATCGGATTTCAGAGATTGTAATAGATTATTCAAAGCGTTGGAATCCGCTTTGGAAGATTTGGGATGGGAAAACAAACCCTCTTTTGATTCCGCGAAAATCGAAGACGCAAAAGGGATTTTGTTGGACGGAAAAAAGCGGCTTCGCGACAAACAGTCGGAATTGGAAAGGCTTTTCGGTATTGCGGATCCGAGCGGGAAAGAAATAATAAAAGGTATTTGCGGCGCAAAATTCGATCCGAAAAAACTTTTCCCAGATCAATATAAAGAAGAGAAGTCCTTTTCTTTGGCAGAAATGAACGAAGAAACGTTTGAAGCGCTTCAAGCGACCTACGGCGACGATTTTTTGCTTCTTGAAGCGATGAGGTCATTATATAACTATTTTGTTTTCGAAAGGCTTCTCAAAAACCAATCGGATATTTCTTCTGCGATGATTGCCGTTTATGAAAAGCACAAGAGTGATTTGAAGCGTTTGAAGGAGTTTTTAAGAAAGAATTGCGATAAAGAAACGTATAAAAAAATGTTTTCGGATAATGCGTACGATTCCGTTAAAAAAACGGGGAACTATGCGAATTACGTCGGTTTTACGAAAGAAAGGGGTAAAAAAGTCACACGTACGCACGTTCCTTACGAAGGATTTTTGGAATACTTGAAGAAGTTTTTGAACGAGCTTTCTTGCGAAGACGTTGCCGAGCGGGATGCTATTCTTTCGGAAGTCGAAGAAAAGACTTTTCTTCCGCAGATATTGCACTCGGATAACGGCTTGATTCCGAATCAAATCAATAAAGCGGAACTTGAAAAAATTGTTCGGAATATGGTTCGAAATCTTCCCGAAACCGCGGAAATGGCGGAAAAAATCAAACCGATTTTCGAGTATAGAATCCCGTATTACGTCGGGCCGCTTTCCGGAACCGATCGTTCTAATTGTTGGATGGTCAAAAAACCGGGAATGGAAGGTGAAAGAATAACTCCGTGGAATTTTGACGAAGTCGTGGATAAAGCCGCGTCTAATGAAGAGTTTATGCGTCGAATGACGAATAAGTGTACCTATTTGCACGCCGAGGACGTTTTGCCGAAAGGTTCCGTTTACTATCAAAAGTACGACGTATTGAACCAACTGAACACACTTCTCTTGAATGGGCAGCGCATTTCTTTGGAATTGAAACAGGAGGTTTTTAATAATCTTTTCCTTGTAAAAAAGAACGTCACCGTAAAATCGATCAAGGATTATCTCGTTCGAAGCGGGAGAATATCCGAATCCGAGAAATCAAACGTTCAAATATCGGGAGAGGAAGATTTTAAGGCAAGCATGTCTTCTTATCTCGCGCTGAAAAGCGTCCTCGGTGATTTTGTCGATCGCGATTATAGGAGCGGCGGTCGCGTTTGCGAAGACATTATCTTATGGCACACGCTGAATACCGACAAAAACGTCGTTATGAAACTTGTAGAGAATAAGTATGGTTCGATCCCCGAGATCCGTGAGAATATGGGAAGGATCAAAGGGCTTGTCTTTAAGGATTTCGGAAGGTTTTCCGAGCGTTTCCTGACGGGACTTCGCGTAACCGATCCCGAGAGCGGCGAGAATCTTTCGATTTTGGATCTATTATATGAAACGCAAATGAATCTGAACGAGATCCTTTTCGATGAAAGATTTGGCTTTATGGATATGATCCGCGAAGAAAACGGGGAAGAAAGCGCGGAGATCACGAAAAAAGATATCGATGAATTGTACGTTTCGCCTGCCGTTAAAAGAGGGATCCATCAGAGTTTGAAAATGGTGGACGAGTATGTCGCGGCGATCGGGAAGATTCCCGATAAGATTTTCGTGGAAGTAACGAGAGGGGAAGAGAAGGATAAAAAAGGAAAGAAAACCGAATCGAGAAAATCCAAGTTGCAAAAACTCTATAAGAATTTGGAAGGGATCGATCATCTCGTTAAAGAATTGGAAAAGATCGAAGAGAAGAAGCTCAAAAGCGAGCGTTTGTATCTCTATTTCCGCCAACTCGGAAAGTGTATGTATTCGGGGAAAGAGATCGACATCCGCGCGCTTTCGACCGATCAATATGACGTCGATCATATTCTTCCGAGATGCTATATTAAAGATGACAGTTTGGACAACAAGGTTCTCGTATTGAGAAGCAAAAATGAAGAAAAGCGCGATATTTTCCCGTTGCCGAAAGGTCTTGTTTCCGAAGAGGCTCGCAAGCATTGGGAATTGCTTCGCAAAAAAAATATGATCGGAGGAATTACATACGAGCGTTTGACGCGCGTGGAACCTTTAACGGAGGGAGAATATCAAGACTTTATCAACCGCCAAAGAACGATAACCGATCAAACGGCGAAAGCGGTGGCGGAACTGCTTAAAAGAAAATACAAAGATTCAAAAATCGTTTACAGCCGCGCGAAAAACGTTTCGGATTTCAGAAATAAATTCGGAATCCATAAATGCCGCGAGACGAATGATTTGCACCATGCGCGTGACGCGTATTTGAATATCGTCGTCGGAAACGTGTACGATGTTCGGTTTTCTACTCCGCAGTATATCCATTCCAAAGTCGGAGATGAATGGCGCGAATATAATCTTAAAAAACTCTTTGAGCGCGACGTCAAGGGCGCTTGGATCGCCGAGGGTGGAAAGACGATTACTAACGTTAAGAAAGTCGTACAAAAGACGAGTATGTGTGTTACGCGCTATGCTTTTTGCAATCACGGAAAATTTTATGATGAAACGGTATACGGAAAGGGCGATACCTGTATTCGAGAGCCGAGAAAAAAGAATTTGCCGATAGAAAAGTACGGCGGATTCAGCAGCTTGAAAACAGCGTATTTCGCAATCGTTTTATCAAAAGGCAAAAAAGGCAAGGAGATCAAAACAATCGAAGCGATCCCCGTTTTGTGGGATTATCGGGCGCAGTCGGATCCGAGCGCAATCCAAACCTATTTGGAAAGCTATTTGAAAGATCCGAATATCTTGATTCCGAAGGTCAAAATTAAACAATTGGTCAAATATAACGGAACGCTATTATGTCTTGCGGGTGTTTCTGATAATCGTTTGATTTATCATAATGCAATTGAATGCTTTACGGATAACAAAACCGATCTTTATGTAAAAGACCTCGGGAAATTCTCGGAAGCGGAAAAGACTTGGGATAAAGACGAGTATATGATTCAAGTCAATCGTTTCGGTCAAATCGCTCGAAAAATCGATAGAGAGCAAAACCTTGCGCTTTACGATTGGCTGATCAAAAAACTTGAAACAAATGAATATGGAAGAGTTTTAGCATTCAAGTTTGTAAAAACAGAGATCGTATCTCGGAGTGAAAAATTCAAGGAATTGTCACTTTTGGATCAAGCCAAAATACT